The Salvia miltiorrhiza cultivar Shanhuang (shh) chromosome 2, IMPLAD_Smil_shh, whole genome shotgun sequence DNA window TCATAATTCACGCCCTTCGAGCACCACGAATGTTGAAAGATCAAAGGTGCGTTAGAACTAAATCACAAGTAAAACAGTTATTCACCCAACAGTTAACTCGAGATTCAGTGACACGGCAAAAGCTGACTAGAATTATCACACGAATAGTAGAAGTATCGTACCAGTCCTTGCATCCCTCACATTGCACCATGAGATCATCGGGGTTATAAGGCATCTCACATTTGCAATACCTATAAAAATAACACAGCCAATAGGCAATAAGTTGATCAAACATTAGATAAATGAAATTTTATATCCTTATTTTAATACTCACACAGCCACACGGTCAGGAGTAAACCCTCCAGTCGCAGCCTTGTACTCAAACCTACAAAAGTAATCCTCTGTGCCAACATTTTCGAGCTTGGTGTAGTTCTTGAAGGAATGCACAATGCACTTGCCTTCGATAGTGTGAGCACTCTGCACATCAAAGTGATCGGACAAGAAGAGCTCCTTTGCACCATGGAACTGCCTGCGACCCCCGATGGATTCCTCAGGGCGGTAGTACCACCTCACACGTACTTTCACATTGTTCCTATGGTCAGCTTCGATATTCTCCACTTTGGCCACGTACGGGGCCTTGTCTGAGTCAGATGGTCTCATTAACACACAATCTCCCGCTACAAAAACACCCACATTCTTTAGTCCAACAACTGTGCATACAATGTGCATGTGTACGCATATGTAAATCATTAAACTTATAGAACTCAAGATCATTATATAAACATATAGATGTAGGCACATCGTGCCAGGAGATGAAACACAAACATCAAGAAAATTTCCTTAATAACATTCACAAAAAGACAAGTTTTTTTGCAGGAAATACGAGTGCAACATATACACAATGGGCAACAAAATGCAGAAACCAGACAATCAAAACCTCGGGGATTCAAACAAAACTCGAGGCGTACACATGGCAGCCACACATACGACACATATAACGCAATGCAATAGCTAAGAAAGCACCAAACACATCCCACCGTTGCAACAGCAAGCCAGCATCCACATAAATTACACAAAGAAATGAAGTGGAAGGTAACACAAACTTCTTTAACGCATAAGAAAAAATCAAGCAACACCAACTACTAACCAACTCCAACATTCAATCACTACTTTTCACATTCTTAAAAACCCGAGGTGGAGCAACAAATTGACTCAAAATCGTGCCCCACATAACATAAGCCACACACATGAAAACAAACCGCGCAAGAATCAGAGCCCCAAGATCAACTTTTGATGATTGATAGCAGCATAAAACGAACTGGGCAGTTAGCATTGAGCCCCAAAatccccaaaaataaaaaaaataaaataaaataaaacatagcaGCAAGAGTAAGAAAATCAATACGTCTCACGACTTTGTTGGTGCCCTTGATATTGTAAGAATCGAGGTCCTTTTTTCCGGGCT harbors:
- the LOC131009411 gene encoding chromatin remodeling protein EBS-like isoform X2 — translated: MAKTKPGKKDLDSYNIKGTNKVVRPGDCVLMRPSDSDKAPYVAKVENIEADHRNNVKVRVRWYYRPEESIGGRRQFHGAKELFLSDHFDVQSAHTIEGKCIVHSFKNYTKLENVGTEDYFCRFEYKAATGGFTPDRVAVYCKCEMPYNPDDLMVQCEGCKDWFHPSCMGMAIEEAKKLDHFLCSDCSSDDDAKRSLNSFPVSTADEGKVEPKRRKR
- the LOC131009411 gene encoding chromatin remodeling protein EBS-like isoform X1; this encodes MAKTKPGKKDLDSYNIKGTNKVVRPGDCVLMRPSDSDKAPYVAKVENIEADHRNNVKVRVRWYYRPEESIGGRRQFHGAKELFLSDHFDVQSAHTIEGKCIVHSFKNYTKLENVGTEDYFCRFEYKAATGGFTPDRVAVYCKCEMPYNPDDLMVQCEGCKDWFHPSCMGMAIEEAKKLDHFLCSDCSSDDDAKRSLNSFPVSTADEGKVRDASPFSNMFIIRQWSCDYLDLFCSIWV